One segment of Anastrepha obliqua isolate idAnaObli1 chromosome 3, idAnaObli1_1.0, whole genome shotgun sequence DNA contains the following:
- the LOC129242291 gene encoding cilia- and flagella-associated protein 52, which produces MSDMLVEVKKLEPRAIFGANGKVENGFQLHPDKVSMIYPLGNKIGIANTLNNKQEFLSGHTHSVSCLTISKSGQYLASGQRNHMGFPAYVILWDFAKREQLTRHDLHKVLVQSIAFTADEKCLVSVGGRDDGTAIVLDTDARTPICQAPASRSISGFGLTVCSLHNSPSHFIVAGDRHLRMWSIQREQKKLHVQDVHVGKVQRIYTGMQVDTNDQYLYLGTMTGDIVKVVLNCCDPVNVTQTGMMAAMIGAFGKHNPRKPYGKDCERFVNGVRHLYIVKKGLLLVGAGDGTLELVEERKDVTLEMMKDYPSPTWPIFRTLKRAIVNAAVTSLVNINGNEFFVSTDQNEIWFLNIAKFSCKLLKTCHRKPVNQIVFPKNLSTIFASAGYQSIRIWSIGRLQELLRIMVYNFKCVSLQFTNDGSSIVSAWNDGVIRAFTPITGRLIYAIPNAHNKGCSALRISSTGRLLVTGGVEGQVRVWKIEPFRQSLLGVLKDHSGQISSLDFNNLDTEVISACVDGSCVIWDVNRMTRKFVITSNTQFMCARYFPTGVQLLTCGSDGRISYWMVYNGSLIRELHGTKKNSINYLDINATGDYFLTVSSDQTVKVWDYNRGTIVCAGYEHSSPVMSCAFSPNGRLCITGSIDGSIIIWDVPEEFWGKPNPPPQLATSEVVTKSGTQRASASSRSSKEEKIDDLLKSSPKDNVACVECPPVNMKQQPDINCDYIPDIKKC; this is translated from the exons ATGTCTGACATGCTggttgaagtaaaaaaattggaGCCGCGCGCGATTTTCGGTGCTAACGGCAAGGTCGAAAACGGTTTTCAATTGCATCCGGATAAGGTGAGTATGATTTACCCACTGGGCAATAAAATTGGCATTGCCAATACGTTAAACAACAAACAGGAGTTCCTAAGCGGGCATACACATTCCGTTTCTTGTCTGACAATCAGCAAAAG TGGCCAATATTTGGCATCTGGTCAACGAAATCACATGGGATTTCCAGCTTATGTGATTTTGTGGGATTTCGCAAAACGTGAGCAATTGACTCGACATGATCTGCACAAGGTGTTGGTGCAATCGATTGCATTTACGGCAGATGAGAAGTGTTTAGTATCTGTCGGTGGAAGGGATGATGGCACCGCAATTGTCTTGGACACCGATGCGCG TACACCGATCTGTCAAGCTCCGGCGTCTCGCTCAATATCCGGCTTCGGGCTCACTGTCTGCTCGCTACATAACAGTCCATCTCATTTCATTGTCGCTGGTGATC GGCACTTGCGTATGTGGAGCATTCAGCGCGAACAGAAGAAACTCCATGTCCAAGATGTGCATGTTGGCAAAGTTCAGCGAATCTATACGGGTATGCAGGTCGACACAAACGATCAATACCTGTATCTAGGCACAATGACGGGTGATATTGTGAAGGTCGTACTCAACTGCTGTGATCCTGTCAATGTTACTCAAACTGGTATGATGGCGGCGATGATAGGTGCTTTTGGAAAGCATAATCCCCGCAAACCGTACGGCAAAGACTGTGAACGTTTTGTGAATGGGGTACGCCATTTGTATATTGTAAAGAAGGGTCTGCTTTTGGTAGGTGCCGGCGATGGCACCTTGGAATTGGTGGAGGAGCGAAAGGACGTCACTCTTGAAATGATGAAGGATTATCCAAGTCCAACTTGGCCAATATTTCGCACG CTCAAGCGCGCCATTGTAAATGCAGCCGTAACATCTTTGGTGAATATTAATGGTAACGAGTTCTTCGTTTCAACTGACCAAAATGAAATATGGTTTttgaatattgcaaaattttcatgtaaattgTTAAAGACATGCCATCGAAAGCCAGTAAATCAAATTGTATTTCCAAA GAACTTATCCACTATTTTTGCCTCTGCTGGCTATCAGAGCATACGAATTTGGTCGATTGGACGTTTGCAGGAACTCTTGCGTATTATGGTCTACAACTTCAAGTGTGTCTCTTTGCAATTCACCAATGATGGCAGCAGTATTGTATCAGCGTGGAATGATGGTGTTATACGCGCATTTACACCCATCACAGGTCGTTTGATTTACGCCATACCAAATGCCCATAATAAAG GATGCAGCGCATTAAGAATTTCATCGACTGGCCGTTTGCTCGTTACCGGCGGCGTTGAGGGACAAGTGCGTGTTTGGAAAATTGAACCGTTTCGTCAAAGTTTGCTTGGTGTCTTAAAGGATCATTCTGGCCAGATATCTTCGCTTGACTTTAATAATTTGGATACAGAGGTTATATCAGCTTGTGTTGATGGTTCCTGCGTTATTTGGGATGTAAA TCGCATGACCCGCAAATTTGTCATTACCTCCAACACACAATTTATGTGTGCTCGCTACTTTCCAACTGGTGTTCAATTGCTCACATGTGGATCTGATGGACGCATTAGTTATTGGATGGTTTATAACGGTAGTCTTATACGTGAATTACATGGCACGAAAAAGAACTCCATCAATTATTTGGATATCAATGCAACCGGTGATTACTTTCTCACAGTGTCAAGCGATCAAACTGTTAAG GTGTGGGATTATAATCGTGGAACAATTGTTTGTGCCGGCTACGAGCACTCATCGCCTGTGATGAGCTGTGCATTTAGCCCGAATGGTCGATTGTGTATCACTGGCAGCATTGATGGTTCAATTATCATTTGGGATGTACCGGAG GAATTTTGGGGTAAGCCCAATCCTCCTCCCCAACTAGCCACGTCAGAAGTTGTTACGAAATCGGGAACACAACGTGCTTCAGCCAGTTCCAGGAGCTCTAAGGAAGAAAAAATTGACGATCTCTTGAAAAGTTCGCCAAAGGACAATGTTGCCTGCGTTGAATGCCCACCAGTTAATATGAAGCAGCAGCCGGATATCAATTGTGATTATATACcggatataaaaaaatgttaa
- the LOC129242292 gene encoding uncharacterized protein LOC129242292, whose translation MFTISKFSVPRILQVFAVARQAASKSGCKGGGDKGKDSPSKKDGKGDTKCGSAKKMSKCENKKDGKDAKKDEKKDAKKDAKKDAKKECVSSSGGDGKTPSESLGGVGREISCKEKVKKSAKGASTAGAFKKICLFGVIPTIVLLNVLIFSTRTHDEREEFKKWPHLYKRDKTFPWRDGVKSLFHNSYANPLPDSGYEDD comes from the exons atgtttacaatttcaaaattttctgtacCACGCATTTTACAAGTCTTCGCAGTAGCACGTCAAGCTGCTAGCAAATCTGGTTGCAAGGGAGGCGGCGACAAAGGCAAAGACTCACCCTCTAAAAAAGATGGAAAAGGTGATACCAAATGTGGGTCTGCTAAGAAAATGTctaaatgtgaaaataaaaaagatggaAAGGATGCGAAAAAAGATGAGAAAAAGGATGCAAAAAAGGATGCAAAAAAGGATGCAAAAAAAGAATGTGTCTCATCTAGTGGTGGTGATGGCAAGACACCCTCAGAAAGCTTAGGTGGTGTTGGAAGAGAAATCAGTTGCAaagagaaagtaaaaaaatctgCTAAAG GTGCCAGCACAGCGGGAGCCTTTAAAAAGATCTGTTTGTTCGGTGTCATACCGACGATTGTACTACTGAATGTTTTAATATTCTCTACAAGAACTCATGACGAGCGTGAGGAGTTCAAAAAGTGGCCACATCTTTATAAGCGCGACAAGACCTTCCCTTGGCGCGATGGAGTAAAATCGCTCTTCCACAATTCATATGCCAACCCTTTGCCAGACTCAGGCTACGAAGACGATTaa
- the LOC129241524 gene encoding putative serine protease K12H4.7 — MGTVNGPISGNTTYLLLLSVVVLLVIVANIDKASALGRFRNGRYDDGFLGEPSKFESLRREPEPEDQWFEQKLDHLGQTIKDVTWKQRYFVNDEFYRNDSTAPIFLMIGGEGEASKRWMSQGAWIKYAEIFGALCFQLEHRFYGKSHPTRDLSTKNLVYLSSEQALSDLANFIRSMKQQYNLGAKQKWIVFGGSYPGSLAAWAREKFPDLIHGAISSSGPLLAKVDFKEYFEVVKASLATYSSECLEAVGRAFAQVEILTRHMIGQHNLDDKFKTCTPIKDSVDNPLDMSNFFESLAGNFAGVVQYNKDNKPTATYTIDDLCNVMVNTTIGPPVTRLGVVNDMLLKESKEKCLDYKYDKMIAELKETSWDAKACNGSRQWTYQTCNEFGFYQTSNNKSDIFGDRFAVDFFIKQCMDIYSESMDAKYLEQVVSQTNTYYGALHPNTTNVLYVHGSIDPWHALGLTKSKNPKLPTIYIEGTAHCANMYEPAKTDPPQLVEARNKIIKYISQLLENFKVARA; from the exons ATGGGCACCGTTAATGGACCCATTTCTGGCAACACGACTTATCTATTGCTCTTAAGTGTTGTTGTGTTGCTGGTTATTGTTGCGAATATTGATAAGGCTAGCGCTTTGGGTCGGTTCCGTAACGGGCGTTATGATGACGGGTTCCTAGGTGAGCCCAGCAAATTCGAGTCGCTGCGGCGTGAGCCAGAACCAGAAGATCAATGGTTTGAACAAAAGCTGGATCATTTAGGGCAGACAATTAAGGATGTCACTTGGAAACAG CGTTATTTTGTGAACGATGAATTCTACCGCAACGATAGCACAGCGCCAATTTTTCTCATGATTGGTGGCGAAGGTGAGGCATCAAAACGTTGGATGTCCCAGGGTGCTTGGATTAAATATGCTGAGATTTTCGGCGCCCTATGTTTCCAATTGGAACATAGATTTTATGGAAAGAGTCATCCCACAAG aGATCTCTCTACGAAGAATCTTGTCTATTTGTCCTCGGAGCAAGCACTTTCGGATTTggccaattttattcgaagCATGAAACAGCAATATAATTTGGGTGCTAAACAAAAATGGATAGTGTTCGGTGGTTCTTATCCAGGCTCGTTGGCAGCCTGGGCGCGTGAGAAATTCCCAGATCTTATACATGGCGCTATTAGCTCTAGTGGCCCATTACTGGCCAAGGTTGATTTCAAAG AGTATTTTGAGGTGGTAAAAGCTTCCTTGGCTACCTACTCGTCTGAATGCTTGGAAGCAGTTGGTCGTGCTTTTGCACAAGTTGAAATTCTAACACGCCACATGATTGGCCAGCACAATTTGGATGATAAATTCAA AACCTGCACACCAATCAAGGACTCGGTCGACAATCCGTTGGACATGTCCAACTTTTTTGAAAGTTTGGCTGGCAACTTTGCTGGAGTTGTGCAATATAACAAGGACAATAAGCCGACCGCCACATATACAATCGATGAT CTTTGCAATGTCATGGTCAATACTACCATCGGACCACCAGTTACTCGCCTCGGTGTCGTCAATGACATGCTCTTGAAGGAATCAAAGGAAAAATGTTTGGATTACAAGTATGATAAAATGATAGCTGAGCTGAAAGAGACTTCATGGGATGCTAAGGCTTGTAATGGCAGTCGTCAGTGGACTTACCAGACATGCAATGAATTTGGGTTCTAtcaaacatcaaataataagAGTGACATTTTCGGTGATCGTTTTGCAGTTGACTTTTTCATAAAGCAATGCATGGATATTTACTCAGAGAG cATGGATGCAAAGTACCTCGAGCAGGTGGTTTCACAGACTAATACTTACTATGGAGCTCTGCATCCCAACACAACCAATGTGCTCTACGTGCATGGTTCCATTGATCCATGGCATGCGCTGGGTTTGACCAAATCTAAAAATCCAAAATTACCAACTATTTATATTGAAG GTACTGCACACTGCGCCAATATGTACGAGCCCGCTAAAACCGATCCACCACAATTGGTGGAAGCAcgcaataaaataattaaatatatttcgcaATTGTTGGAGAATTTTAAGGTGGCTAGAGCATAA